The segment GCGCGCCTGGTCGTCGACGACGCCCACGGCCTCGGCGTGCTCGACAAGGGCCGCGGCACCTGCTCCTACTTCGGCCTCACCGACCGGGTCGACCTGATCACCGTCACCTTCAGCAAGTCGCTCGCCTCCCTCGGCGGCGCGGTCGTCGGCGACGAGGACGTCATCCACTACCTCAAGCACCACGCCCGCAGCCTGATCTTCAGCGCCTCGCCCACCCCGGCCAGCGCCGCCTCCGCGCTGGCCGCCCTGCGGATCCTGCGCGAGGAGCCCTGGCGGGCCGAACGCGCCCAGCAGAACGCCGAGTACATGCGGGCCGGCCTCGGCCAGCGCGGCATCAGCCCGGGCGAGAGCGCCACCCCGGTCATCCCGCTGCGCACCCGCGGCACCATCGAGACCATCGTGCTCTGGCGCGAGCTCATCGACGCCGGCGTCTACACCAACCCGGTCCTGCCGCCCGCCGCCTCCCCCCGGCTGCGGCTCAGCTTCATGGCCACCCACACCACCGAGCACCTCGACCGGGTCCTGGACGCGCTCGGCGCCCGGGCCGAGCACTTCCTCGCCGACGACGAACCCGACGTCGACGACGGCTACGCGGTCGAGGCGCTCGCCGAACTCGCCTACTCCGGCGCCGCAGCCCGGCCGTGAGCACGGCGGCCGACCCGCGGGCGGTGCCGCCCGCCGCCCCGGGCCGGGCGGCACCGCCCGCGCTCCGGGCCGCCGTCGCCGCCCTGGCCGGGGCCTCGGCCGGCGCCGTCCTCGGCGTCGGACTCGCCCCCGCGCCCGGCCCGCCCGGCGACGGCGGCGGGCCCGACCTGTCGTGGTGCGCCGCCGCCGCGGCCGGGACCGCGCTCGCCGCACTGGCCGCCGCGCTCCACCACCGCACCGGCCGGCCCCGGCCCGGCTGGGCGCCGGCCGCCGGACTGCTGCTGGTCGGCGGCGCGCTGCCGGCCGCCGCGACCTCCGGCAGCCCGTGGTGCGCGGCCCTCGCCGCCGCGCTCGCCGCCCTCGCCGTCGCCGTCGCGCTCGCCCCCGCACCCCGCGCGGCGGCCGC is part of the Kitasatospora setae KM-6054 genome and harbors:
- a CDS encoding aminotransferase class I/II-fold pyridoxal phosphate-dependent enzyme is translated as MDIFSKVSGYTAARDAMAAGIYPYFLPLTGNEGTTVTLGDRELVMCGSNNYLGLTADPRVKQAAIRAVEQFGTSCTGSRFLNGNLALHDQLEAELADFYGKPAAAVISTGYQANLGTISALAGRDDVVFADRAAHASIVDGGRLSDAKLRRFRHNDIPALDRALAAVPDGAGKLVVVDGVYSMEGDLCALPEIVEVCERRGARLVVDDAHGLGVLDKGRGTCSYFGLTDRVDLITVTFSKSLASLGGAVVGDEDVIHYLKHHARSLIFSASPTPASAASALAALRILREEPWRAERAQQNAEYMRAGLGQRGISPGESATPVIPLRTRGTIETIVLWRELIDAGVYTNPVLPPAASPRLRLSFMATHTTEHLDRVLDALGARAEHFLADDEPDVDDGYAVEALAELAYSGAAARP